Proteins encoded in a region of the Bacillus sp. T3 genome:
- a CDS encoding lysylphosphatidylglycerol synthase transmembrane domain-containing protein: MEAEISEQKHLFRPKLKMFIRLVISGSLITWLIYKIQWESALQLMKGGNLVFFIAAFIAIQLTVASSVWKWQLLVHSSLKDNERHDTSYFKLWRYYYIGLFFNNFMPGSIGGDAMRIFYLGKRVGMPQATASVAFERLTSGIALTVIVLISSLFMESVRPFMLPIFVVVSIIVVMMVILSWWMKRQTLQVDSGLVGTDDNQANRLLVGINKVIQALCRIGNEAENYHYQGRIWWLIIGVLSLLFQIGLAWINRLLFLGFGIVLPWLDLIVIISLISFITMLPVSLNGMGVRETCYILFFKELGVPDEIAVAVSLLFFIQVTISSLGGGLFLLFERRNPN; this comes from the coding sequence ATGGAGGCTGAAATCTCTGAACAAAAACATTTATTTCGACCAAAGCTCAAAATGTTTATTCGATTAGTAATCAGTGGTAGTTTGATTACTTGGCTCATTTATAAAATTCAGTGGGAAAGTGCCCTCCAGTTGATGAAGGGGGGCAACCTTGTTTTTTTTATCGCAGCCTTTATTGCAATTCAGTTAACGGTAGCTTCAAGTGTTTGGAAATGGCAGCTCCTTGTTCATTCATCCTTGAAAGATAATGAAAGACATGACACCTCCTACTTTAAATTGTGGCGATATTACTATATTGGGCTGTTTTTTAATAATTTTATGCCAGGCAGTATTGGTGGAGATGCTATGCGTATTTTTTATTTAGGGAAAAGGGTTGGGATGCCACAAGCTACAGCCTCTGTTGCATTTGAACGACTAACGAGTGGCATTGCATTAACAGTGATTGTTTTAATCTCATCCCTATTTATGGAGAGTGTCCGACCGTTCATGCTTCCTATTTTTGTTGTCGTTTCTATAATAGTTGTGATGATGGTCATTCTAAGTTGGTGGATGAAGCGACAGACGCTACAAGTCGATAGTGGATTAGTAGGAACTGATGACAACCAAGCTAATCGTCTATTAGTAGGGATAAATAAAGTAATACAAGCCTTATGCAGAATAGGAAATGAAGCGGAGAATTACCATTATCAAGGCCGGATATGGTGGCTTATTATTGGGGTTCTATCATTGCTGTTCCAGATTGGACTCGCCTGGATTAATAGGCTATTATTTTTAGGATTTGGCATAGTCCTTCCGTGGCTTGATTTAATCGTAATTATATCGCTCATTTCCTTTATAACGATGCTTCCAGTTAGCTTAAATGGTATGGGAGTGCGTGAAACATGCTATATTTTATTCTTTAAGGAACTAGGTGTACCAGATGAAATTGCCGTGGCTGTTTCATTATTGTTTTTCATTCAGGTGACTATTTCAAGCTTAGGCGGTGGTTTATTTTTGCTTTTTGAAAGGAGGAATCCCAATTGA
- a CDS encoding TVP38/TMEM64 family protein, producing the protein MEQVLSGVIHFFAAVFLFFIVGMALSLLMIQSQFVDMRFDSEMMITVMTVTGIWVYFARVFMNASSIALWEKKRISTILSIVSIAVVSISIVNEKSIAISPAYLARKALFLENSLTLSSMNTYLIVGLIMGFIMLLLAHKYPITLNKHTKMEWNRLSRGSRIGMISLFIFLSLFFLIYLGQGGPHDTINHSVSYLKNADVEGFCDYLLSFGPLAAVVSGLIMVFQSVIAPLPAFVITFANGLLFGWFFGAILSWGSAMLGAVLCFYLAKFFGRPVVEKIVTKRALEWWDQFFAKYGKHSIFIARLLPIVSFDLVSYAAGVTSVSFWQFFWATGLGQLPATILYSYLGQNATNTVKILFFLFTIIVALAVIGMLLRPKHSKLIANKRGAKS; encoded by the coding sequence ATGGAACAAGTATTAAGCGGAGTAATCCATTTTTTTGCGGCTGTGTTCCTGTTTTTTATAGTCGGAATGGCATTATCCCTCTTAATGATTCAAAGTCAGTTCGTCGATATGCGTTTTGACAGCGAAATGATGATAACCGTTATGACTGTAACGGGCATATGGGTTTATTTTGCAAGGGTGTTTATGAATGCAAGCTCAATTGCGTTATGGGAAAAAAAACGTATAAGCACTATCTTATCTATTGTTAGCATTGCCGTAGTGTCAATCAGTATTGTTAACGAAAAAAGTATCGCTATCTCGCCAGCTTATTTGGCAAGAAAAGCTCTATTTTTAGAAAACAGCTTAACGCTTAGCAGTATGAACACGTACTTAATTGTTGGTCTCATTATGGGCTTCATCATGCTCCTTTTGGCTCATAAATATCCAATTACATTAAACAAGCATACAAAAATGGAATGGAATCGCCTTTCTCGCGGGAGCCGGATTGGGATGATATCACTTTTTATCTTTTTATCCCTATTTTTTCTAATCTATTTAGGTCAAGGCGGCCCTCACGATACGATTAATCATTCTGTTAGCTATCTGAAAAATGCCGATGTTGAAGGCTTCTGTGACTATTTGTTATCATTTGGACCATTAGCTGCAGTTGTGTCGGGCTTGATAATGGTGTTTCAATCAGTTATTGCACCACTTCCAGCTTTCGTTATTACATTTGCTAATGGACTCCTTTTTGGGTGGTTCTTTGGGGCGATCCTTTCCTGGGGTAGTGCAATGTTAGGTGCAGTCCTTTGCTTCTATCTTGCTAAATTTTTTGGTCGTCCGGTGGTTGAAAAAATCGTAACAAAAAGAGCACTGGAATGGTGGGATCAGTTTTTTGCGAAGTATGGAAAACACTCGATTTTTATTGCCAGACTACTGCCGATTGTCTCGTTTGATTTAGTTAGCTATGCGGCTGGTGTTACATCTGTTTCATTTTGGCAATTTTTCTGGGCAACTGGTTTAGGACAACTGCCAGCAACAATTCTATACTCCTATCTTGGACAAAATGCGACTAACACGGTGAAAATCCTATTCTTCTTGTTCACGATTATCGTTGCATTAGCCGTGATTGGCATGCTGTTACGACCGAAACACAGCAAACTCATCGCTAACAAAAGAGGAGCTAAGAGCTAA
- a CDS encoding rhodanese-like domain-containing protein: protein MVKTRKGLQVFILLIGCLLLLSACGNNDKADDSKKQENNVSADVEKISTDDLKSNLEKEDWIIVDTRSNDAFNGWPLDGVKRGGHIEGAVDFSAEWLNVEQEKLDEKLQQLLKDKKITKDKNVVLYDANGKDAVEVADFLAENGFGKLYQYNIKDWAAKAELPMESYPNYEMLVPVSWVNEVIKKDNDGKSYKIFEASWGEEAPDYKKGHIPGAVHINTDEVEEGPVWNRLKDAELEKFALKNGITADTTVILYGSDSMPAFRVAVILKYMGVKDVRVVNGGYSAWANAGFDVETKENAKESVASFGVKVPANPDYIIDLAEAKEIAADDNKTSTLVDIRSWDEFIGKTSGYDYIKPKGRPAGSVWGHAGSDNSNLEDFRNIDYTMRNGSEIKQMWENDGINLENQLAFYCGTGWRAAEVLFYADVLGLKNITLYDGGWNEWSMDPSNPVETGEPK, encoded by the coding sequence ATGGTGAAAACTCGTAAAGGACTACAGGTTTTTATACTATTAATCGGATGCTTGTTGTTATTGTCAGCATGTGGAAATAACGATAAAGCAGATGATAGCAAAAAACAAGAAAACAATGTGTCAGCTGATGTGGAAAAGATTAGTACAGATGATTTGAAGTCAAATCTGGAAAAGGAAGACTGGATTATTGTTGATACAAGATCCAATGATGCTTTTAATGGCTGGCCATTAGATGGAGTGAAAAGAGGAGGCCATATTGAAGGTGCGGTTGATTTTTCAGCAGAATGGTTAAATGTTGAGCAAGAAAAATTAGATGAAAAGCTTCAACAACTTCTGAAGGATAAAAAGATTACAAAAGATAAAAATGTTGTTCTTTATGATGCGAATGGAAAAGATGCCGTGGAAGTTGCTGACTTTTTAGCAGAAAATGGCTTCGGTAAATTATATCAATATAATATTAAAGATTGGGCAGCGAAGGCTGAATTACCAATGGAAAGCTACCCTAATTATGAAATGCTTGTTCCAGTTTCATGGGTGAATGAAGTCATCAAAAAGGATAATGACGGAAAATCATACAAAATTTTTGAAGCAAGCTGGGGTGAGGAAGCTCCAGATTATAAAAAAGGACATATTCCTGGAGCTGTACACATCAACACCGATGAAGTAGAAGAAGGACCAGTTTGGAATCGATTAAAGGATGCGGAGCTAGAAAAATTCGCGCTGAAAAATGGGATTACCGCAGACACAACTGTTATTCTATATGGAAGTGACTCAATGCCAGCTTTCCGTGTGGCTGTAATTTTAAAGTATATGGGTGTTAAGGATGTAAGAGTTGTTAACGGCGGGTATAGTGCTTGGGCAAATGCCGGATTTGATGTAGAAACAAAAGAAAATGCGAAGGAATCTGTAGCCTCCTTTGGAGTGAAGGTACCTGCCAACCCAGACTATATTATCGATTTAGCTGAGGCAAAAGAGATTGCTGCAGATGATAATAAAACAAGTACTCTGGTGGATATAAGAAGCTGGGATGAATTCATCGGAAAAACTTCCGGATATGACTATATTAAACCAAAGGGTCGTCCAGCTGGTTCTGTATGGGGACATGCTGGTTCTGACAATAGCAATCTTGAAGATTTCCGAAATATCGATTACACGATGCGGAATGGGTCGGAAATCAAACAAATGTGGGAAAATGATGGAATCAATCTTGAAAACCAGCTCGCTTTCTATTGTGGAACAGGCTGGAGAGCTGCAGAAGTATTGTTCTATGCTGATGTTTTAGGATTGAAAAATATAACCTTATATGATGGCGGTTGGAATGAGTGGAGTATGGATCCTTCCAATCCAGTTGAAACAGGGGAACCAAAATAA
- a CDS encoding ABC transporter ATP-binding protein, whose protein sequence is MPVQKAKDFKGTFRRLIAYFKPQKVQLLIVFASAILSTIFSIASPKILGKAITKLFEGMIAKFKGVPGAEVDFEYIGNILLVLVGLYIISSLFMYLQQYVMAGVAQKVVYKLREEVNVKLAKLPLKYFDTKTHGEILSRITNDIDNISNTLQQSLTQMITAVVTIIGVIIMMLTISPLLTLICILTLPLTFVGTILIAKQSQKYFKAQQATLGELNGHVEEMYTGHPIVKAFGREEKSVQTFTGINERLYDSGWKSQFISGIIMPAMMFINNIGYVLICVIGGILVTKRTIEIGDIQAFIQYARQFSQPISQTAQIANIVQSTIASAERVFEVLDEEEIIATENATVLEYPKGAVKFEHVDFSYKMDAPLIEDMNIEAKPGQTIAIVGPTGAGKTTLVNLLMRFYELNGGKITIDGVDINEMSHTELRKMFGMVLQDTWLFNGTIRANIGYGRIGATEEEIVAAAKAAHADQFIRTLPDGYNTVLNEEASNISQGQKQLLTIARAILANPKILILDEATSSVDTRTEIQIQHAMDALMEGRTSFVIAHRLSTIREADLILVMNQGSVIEQGSHEQLLQQGGFYADLYNSQFTTGNFEPETA, encoded by the coding sequence ATGCCTGTACAAAAGGCGAAGGATTTCAAAGGGACGTTTCGGCGACTCATAGCTTATTTTAAGCCGCAAAAAGTCCAACTGTTAATCGTTTTTGCTTCAGCCATCTTAAGTACTATTTTTTCCATTGCTAGCCCTAAGATATTAGGAAAGGCAATAACGAAGCTGTTCGAAGGGATGATAGCGAAGTTCAAAGGTGTGCCTGGTGCTGAGGTCGACTTTGAATACATCGGCAATATCTTGCTAGTTTTAGTGGGACTTTATATTATTAGCTCTCTGTTTATGTATCTACAGCAGTACGTCATGGCTGGAGTAGCGCAAAAAGTGGTTTATAAACTAAGAGAAGAAGTAAACGTTAAGTTGGCAAAACTGCCACTTAAGTATTTTGATACGAAAACACATGGAGAGATTTTAAGCCGTATCACCAATGATATTGATAATATTAGTAATACTTTACAACAGAGCTTAACGCAAATGATTACGGCTGTGGTCACAATCATAGGTGTCATTATTATGATGCTAACGATCAGTCCGTTATTAACATTGATTTGTATTTTGACCTTGCCGTTGACGTTTGTTGGCACAATCCTTATCGCCAAGCAATCGCAAAAATATTTTAAAGCGCAGCAGGCAACGTTGGGTGAGCTAAATGGCCATGTTGAAGAAATGTATACCGGTCACCCAATCGTTAAAGCATTCGGTCGTGAGGAGAAATCTGTTCAAACCTTTACGGGTATTAATGAACGATTATATGATTCCGGTTGGAAATCACAATTTATTTCTGGAATCATCATGCCAGCCATGATGTTTATTAACAATATTGGTTATGTTCTGATCTGTGTTATCGGTGGAATATTGGTAACCAAACGTACAATTGAAATTGGGGATATTCAAGCATTTATCCAATATGCACGTCAGTTTTCTCAACCGATTTCACAAACGGCACAGATTGCCAATATTGTGCAATCGACGATTGCTTCTGCTGAGCGGGTATTTGAGGTGTTAGATGAAGAAGAAATCATCGCAACGGAAAATGCAACAGTTTTGGAGTATCCTAAAGGCGCAGTTAAGTTTGAACACGTTGACTTCTCTTACAAAATGGATGCTCCGTTGATTGAGGATATGAATATTGAGGCAAAACCTGGGCAAACGATCGCGATTGTCGGTCCAACAGGCGCAGGGAAGACGACGTTAGTCAACCTGCTCATGAGGTTTTATGAGCTTAATGGTGGAAAAATAACGATTGATGGTGTGGACATTAATGAGATGAGCCATACTGAGTTGCGAAAAATGTTTGGCATGGTTTTACAGGATACATGGTTATTTAATGGAACGATTCGTGCCAATATTGGTTATGGACGAATTGGAGCTACGGAGGAAGAAATTGTTGCAGCAGCAAAGGCTGCGCATGCTGATCAGTTTATCCGGACCTTACCAGATGGCTATAACACGGTCTTAAACGAAGAAGCTTCGAATATTTCTCAGGGACAAAAGCAATTATTAACGATCGCTCGTGCGATCTTAGCCAATCCAAAAATTCTGATTCTTGATGAGGCAACGAGTAGTGTAGACACAAGAACCGAGATTCAGATTCAGCATGCAATGGATGCTTTAATGGAAGGAAGAACCAGCTTTGTAATCGCCCACCGTCTATCAACGATTCGGGAAGCTGATTTAATCCTTGTGATGAATCAAGGCTCAGTGATCGAACAAGGTAGCCACGAACAACTATTACAACAAGGTGGATTCTATGCAGATCTATACAACAGCCAATTTACCACAGGAAACTTCGAACCAGAAACAGCTTAA
- a CDS encoding MarR family transcriptional regulator, producing the protein MHEFVSTVRQFPKVMAKQKNLTQKRSEIMVLFSIKKSEHGEMKVSEISRRLNVKAPTVTQLINGLESKGQVERITRSTDRRSVWIRLTEEGEKAILLAQEEMHTTYSGIIDYIGEEETVHLISTLKKIHEYILQKLEKEKQE; encoded by the coding sequence GTGCATGAGTTTGTTTCGACTGTTAGACAGTTTCCCAAGGTTATGGCAAAGCAAAAGAACTTAACACAAAAGCGCAGCGAAATCATGGTTCTTTTCAGCATAAAAAAATCCGAGCATGGTGAAATGAAGGTATCAGAAATTAGTCGCAGATTAAATGTCAAAGCCCCGACTGTGACTCAATTAATTAATGGATTGGAAAGTAAAGGCCAGGTAGAACGTATTACACGTTCCACTGACCGTCGTTCCGTTTGGATAAGACTGACGGAGGAGGGCGAGAAGGCGATTCTTCTTGCTCAGGAGGAAATGCATACTACTTATAGCGGGATAATTGATTATATCGGGGAAGAGGAAACCGTTCACTTAATTTCAACCTTAAAAAAAATTCACGAATATATACTTCAAAAACTTGAAAAAGAAAAACAGGAATAG
- a CDS encoding DUF3784 domain-containing protein, with product MGVLIAVQVLIIILFFTLGWAIRSKKAYFLISGFAFRPKEEQQRLIENGYPQKTGALLQLVAIGMVLILPLLFTDFKFAIECQFGFMLVSLLGGFIYLSKFEIPRKRKRSYIISTSLFVVTCSLVVGLYIVGYQDYELVSNDNSFEITWNLR from the coding sequence ATGGGAGTATTAATAGCGGTTCAAGTATTAATAATCATTCTGTTCTTCACCCTAGGCTGGGCTATACGATCAAAAAAGGCGTATTTCCTTATTTCTGGGTTTGCCTTTAGACCAAAGGAAGAGCAGCAGAGGCTGATTGAAAATGGCTACCCACAAAAAACTGGTGCTTTATTACAGCTGGTTGCGATAGGAATGGTGCTCATTCTCCCTTTACTATTCACAGATTTTAAATTTGCCATCGAATGCCAATTCGGATTTATGCTCGTTTCCTTACTTGGCGGATTTATTTACTTATCAAAGTTTGAGATTCCGAGGAAACGAAAGCGCAGTTATATTATTAGCACGAGCCTTTTTGTCGTGACCTGTAGCTTGGTGGTGGGGCTTTACATTGTCGGATATCAAGATTATGAGCTGGTTTCGAACGATAATAGCTTTGAAATTACCTGGAATTTACGGTGA
- a CDS encoding PH domain-containing protein, with the protein MKLPGIYGDEWLTDDIVQVQLMEKMPEVTFKQNGFGLPTLAKGYFKVKNYGTCLLFIKKDVSPYLYIELKNKKIFINHEDPDQTRAWYKELHNGL; encoded by the coding sequence TTGAAATTACCTGGAATTTACGGTGATGAATGGTTAACAGATGACATCGTTCAAGTACAGCTAATGGAGAAAATGCCAGAGGTTACATTTAAACAAAACGGCTTCGGCTTACCCACACTTGCAAAAGGGTATTTCAAGGTCAAAAATTATGGAACCTGCCTGCTGTTTATAAAAAAAGACGTTTCACCGTACCTCTATATTGAATTAAAAAACAAAAAAATCTTCATCAATCACGAAGATCCTGATCAAACTCGTGCTTGGTATAAAGAACTTCACAACGGACTTTAG
- a CDS encoding TcaA NTF2-like domain-containing protein, whose product MKFQKASRFIFTILFSLFMMTLVGCNDKEAGTEKKPKEVHNDFLMYEEEYVNDEGTSIGNLYIMSEGKEKEKIASDVVDTSYVYINSKNKVLFINEENELYEYEPGKEKEKLAKDVIGFEGDYPEDIVTYQKEDNDLYIIRGEEEDEKIASSILQYEVVGDYIYFLEEDGDLSMFNSKDKQESEIASDVSSFIDLNHEDEIAYLDDDSALYYKKVGEEESIKITSDEVLPDFIKKIGDNLVYLNIDDGDSAELYESPITEGGQAQKIASDIRYYEYYQGNFYYINNDNNLYMKSEQDENSTKLASDVLEIKINKGTIVYLNTDNELFTKKNEEKSKKIASSVSDFSVTPNGEIVYSTEDMDLFVNNKKIASDVQGFKHYYGNVAFATKDDKLYLMKDMGEKKLVEGDMNQFSNASFHNKTIYNNYLSFEDISGVWKSSDSEGSYYLKIDADGTLTYVVYGYTEKLELDYSGYGTLNATSESESTEISFALGQDKTLQITMDDTTNSFTKSTEAEANEYAKKIQLEEDKEEISGLMDNYISKFTYAVNYGDEEYITDYMDPNSSFYNEQVSFIQSSYEKDITEDLEDFKVESINQTAEGVYVVNTVEDYNIYQGYEDYTGSKKTFKNSYTVKKVGEEFLISGIKVSQTDTGTL is encoded by the coding sequence ATGAAATTTCAAAAAGCATCAAGATTTATATTCACAATATTATTCTCATTATTCATGATGACCTTAGTTGGTTGTAATGACAAAGAAGCGGGTACAGAGAAAAAGCCAAAAGAGGTTCATAATGATTTTCTTATGTACGAGGAAGAGTACGTTAATGATGAAGGTACTAGTATAGGCAATTTATATATTATGTCTGAAGGAAAAGAAAAAGAGAAAATTGCTAGTGATGTAGTAGATACCAGCTATGTTTATATAAATAGCAAGAACAAAGTATTGTTTATTAATGAAGAAAATGAATTGTATGAATATGAGCCTGGGAAAGAAAAAGAAAAGTTAGCGAAGGACGTTATTGGATTTGAAGGGGATTATCCTGAAGATATCGTCACATATCAAAAAGAGGATAATGATTTGTACATTATTAGAGGCGAAGAGGAAGATGAAAAGATTGCCTCAAGCATTCTACAATATGAGGTTGTCGGTGATTATATATATTTCCTAGAAGAAGATGGGGACCTCTCCATGTTTAATTCCAAGGATAAACAGGAATCAGAAATAGCAAGTGATGTATCTTCTTTTATTGACTTAAATCATGAAGATGAAATTGCTTATTTGGACGATGACAGTGCTTTGTATTATAAAAAAGTAGGAGAAGAGGAAAGTATAAAAATCACAAGTGACGAGGTTTTACCTGATTTCATTAAGAAAATTGGAGATAACCTTGTTTATCTAAACATAGATGATGGCGATTCTGCAGAGTTATACGAGTCTCCAATAACTGAAGGTGGACAAGCTCAAAAAATTGCGAGTGATATTAGGTATTACGAATATTATCAAGGAAACTTTTATTATATAAACAATGATAATAACCTGTATATGAAAAGTGAGCAGGATGAAAATTCTACTAAATTAGCAAGTGATGTTTTAGAAATAAAAATCAATAAAGGTACAATTGTTTATTTAAATACAGATAATGAACTTTTTACAAAAAAGAATGAAGAAAAGTCAAAGAAAATAGCAAGTTCTGTATCTGATTTTTCTGTGACGCCAAATGGTGAGATTGTTTATTCTACTGAGGATATGGATCTGTTTGTAAATAATAAAAAAATCGCTAGTGATGTACAAGGGTTTAAACATTACTATGGAAATGTGGCATTTGCAACGAAGGATGATAAATTGTATTTGATGAAGGATATGGGCGAGAAGAAGCTTGTCGAAGGAGATATGAATCAATTTTCGAATGCATCCTTTCATAATAAGACGATTTATAATAACTATTTGAGCTTCGAGGATATAAGTGGAGTATGGAAATCATCAGATTCTGAGGGCTCTTATTATTTGAAAATTGATGCTGATGGTACACTGACCTATGTAGTATATGGTTACACTGAAAAGTTGGAGTTGGACTATTCTGGCTATGGTACGTTGAATGCGACTTCTGAATCTGAGAGTACTGAAATTAGCTTTGCATTAGGGCAGGACAAAACCTTACAGATAACGATGGATGATACTACAAATTCATTTACAAAATCTACCGAAGCTGAAGCAAATGAATATGCCAAAAAGATCCAGCTGGAAGAGGATAAGGAAGAAATAAGTGGATTGATGGATAATTATATCTCAAAATTTACTTATGCAGTCAACTATGGGGACGAAGAGTATATAACAGATTATATGGATCCTAATAGTAGCTTCTATAATGAGCAGGTAAGCTTCATCCAAAGTTCATATGAGAAAGATATTACCGAGGATTTAGAAGACTTTAAGGTTGAGAGTATCAATCAAACTGCTGAAGGTGTTTATGTAGTTAATACAGTGGAAGACTACAACATTTACCAAGGGTACGAGGATTACACTGGGTCCAAAAAGACTTTCAAGAATTCTTACACAGTTAAAAAAGTGGGCGAAGAATTCCTGATTTCTGGTATTAAGGTGTCACAAACTGACACAGGCACCCTGTAA
- a CDS encoding flotillin family protein, which yields MELNVILIVVGIVVFLLLALIGVFITKYKTAGPDEALIVTGSILGNKNVHVDESGNKIKIIRGGGSFIFPVFQQARPLSLLSSKLEVTTPEVYTEQGVPVMADGTAIIKIGGSISEIATAAEQFLGKTKQDRENEAREVLEGHLRSILGSMTVEEIYKNRDKFSQEVQRVASQDLAKMGLIIVSFTIKDVRDKNGYLDSLGKPRIAQVKRDADIATAEAEKETRIKKAEAAKEAKKAELERATEIAEAEKINQLKIAEFRREQDIAKARADQAYDLETARSKQDVTEQEMQVKIIERQKQIELEEKEILRREKQYDSEVKKKADAGRYALEQSAAAQKAKQIFDADANKYRIEAMARAEAERIRIDGLAKAEAQKAQGEAEAEIIRLKGIAEAEAKEKIAEAFEQFGQAAILDMIMKMLPEYAKQVAAPLGNIDKITVVDTGASGPNSGANKVTGYATNLMATLQESLKASSGIDVKELIENFSGKATPARINIESDVSAVTELQKQTGSDGTENQ from the coding sequence ATGGAATTAAACGTTATTTTAATTGTAGTCGGCATTGTTGTATTTTTACTTCTTGCTTTAATTGGGGTATTTATTACGAAATATAAAACAGCTGGACCGGATGAGGCGTTAATTGTAACCGGGAGTATTTTAGGAAACAAAAACGTTCATGTTGATGAGTCAGGCAATAAAATCAAAATCATTCGTGGTGGAGGCTCGTTTATTTTTCCAGTCTTCCAACAAGCGCGGCCATTAAGCTTGTTGTCTAGTAAACTAGAGGTCACGACTCCTGAAGTCTATACTGAGCAAGGTGTACCTGTGATGGCCGATGGAACAGCCATTATCAAAATTGGTGGTTCAATTAGTGAAATTGCGACTGCGGCAGAACAATTCCTTGGAAAAACAAAACAGGACCGGGAAAACGAGGCCCGTGAAGTACTTGAAGGCCATCTTCGTTCGATCCTCGGTTCGATGACGGTTGAAGAGATTTATAAAAATCGTGATAAATTTTCGCAAGAGGTTCAACGAGTAGCCTCTCAGGATCTCGCAAAGATGGGCTTAATCATTGTTTCTTTTACCATTAAAGATGTCCGTGATAAAAATGGTTATTTGGATTCACTTGGTAAACCAAGAATCGCCCAGGTGAAGCGTGATGCTGATATTGCCACAGCAGAAGCTGAAAAAGAAACAAGGATCAAGAAAGCTGAAGCTGCTAAGGAAGCGAAAAAGGCAGAGCTTGAAAGAGCCACTGAAATTGCTGAAGCTGAAAAAATCAATCAGTTAAAGATTGCTGAATTCCGCCGTGAGCAGGATATTGCCAAGGCTCGTGCTGACCAAGCATATGATCTGGAAACAGCTCGCTCCAAACAAGATGTTACAGAACAAGAAATGCAAGTAAAAATTATTGAGCGGCAAAAGCAAATTGAACTAGAAGAAAAAGAAATTTTGCGTCGTGAAAAGCAATATGACTCAGAGGTTAAGAAAAAAGCGGATGCAGGCCGGTATGCGTTAGAGCAATCAGCTGCAGCGCAAAAAGCCAAGCAAATTTTTGATGCGGATGCAAACAAATATCGAATAGAGGCGATGGCTCGGGCTGAGGCAGAAAGAATTCGGATTGACGGACTAGCAAAAGCGGAAGCCCAAAAGGCTCAAGGGGAAGCGGAAGCAGAGATTATCCGGTTAAAAGGGATAGCTGAAGCCGAGGCAAAGGAGAAAATCGCCGAAGCGTTCGAGCAGTTTGGCCAAGCGGCTATTCTCGATATGATCATGAAAATGCTGCCTGAATATGCGAAGCAGGTCGCAGCACCATTAGGCAATATTGATAAAATCACTGTTGTTGATACAGGTGCAAGCGGTCCGAATAGTGGAGCCAATAAGGTGACTGGATATGCGACTAACCTGATGGCCACCTTACAGGAATCTCTCAAGGCATCCTCGGGAATCGACGTAAAAGAACTAATTGAGAACTTTTCTGGAAAAGCAACACCAGCTAGAATAAATATCGAATCGGACGTTTCAGCAGTGACAGAGTTACAGAAACAGACTGGTTCAGACGGTACAGAAAATCAATAA
- a CDS encoding response regulator transcription factor, which yields MPIKILIIEDETRMSQLLKLYLEKELFEIDIDNNGEVGLNHALVDHYDLVIINVLLPLKDGFTVLEEYRRTKTTPVLMISALCGDNVQKRSLEMGANEYMLMPFSPSQVVSKIKQLLIDARTLSTEEFEEPFHHSIVNLNGFGGADHSIASSTFG from the coding sequence ATGCCAATAAAAATTCTTATCATTGAAGATGAGACGAGAATGAGCCAATTGTTAAAATTGTATTTAGAAAAAGAGTTATTTGAAATTGATATTGATAATAACGGAGAAGTAGGTTTAAACCATGCACTGGTTGATCATTATGATTTAGTCATTATCAATGTTTTATTACCTTTAAAAGATGGTTTTACTGTTCTTGAGGAATATCGGAGGACGAAAACAACTCCAGTGTTGATGATTTCAGCCTTGTGTGGAGACAATGTTCAAAAACGTAGTCTTGAGATGGGGGCAAATGAGTATATGTTAATGCCCTTTAGTCCGAGTCAAGTGGTCTCAAAAATAAAACAGCTACTAATAGATGCCAGAACTTTAAGTACCGAAGAATTTGAAGAGCCTTTCCATCACAGTATCGTTAATCTAAATGGCTTTGGCGGGGCTGACCACAGTATTGCTTCTTCAACTTTTGGATGA